The following are encoded in a window of Dioscorea cayenensis subsp. rotundata cultivar TDr96_F1 chromosome 16, TDr96_F1_v2_PseudoChromosome.rev07_lg8_w22 25.fasta, whole genome shotgun sequence genomic DNA:
- the LOC120278853 gene encoding hydrophobic seed protein-like yields MASSKSSVSICALFLIFNLLFFTFGTSQTIPVVIPASPPANLAPGNDGQCPQLDECIPDGPLDDLNNGTSACCSLIDPLIGLEAATCLCIIIKALGIFNVSDLDRAVRTILKSCRKDVPVGFQCAPN; encoded by the coding sequence ATGGCTTCTTCCAAGTCTTCAGTATCCATTTGTGCTCTCTTCCTCATCTTCAACCTTCTCTTCTTCACCTTTGGGACTTCTCAGACGATCCCTGTGGTTATTCCTGCATCACCACCAGCTAACCTAGCCCCTGGTAATGATGGTCAATGCCCTCAGCTTGATGAATGTATTCCTGATGGTCCGCTCGATGACCTTAACAATGGTACCTCAGCTTGCTGCTCACTCATTGATCCTTTGATTGGCCTCGAAGCTGCAACGTGTCTATGCATTATAATTAAAGCCTTGGGAATATTCAACGTCAGCGACCTCGACCGTGCCGTTAGGACGATCCTCAAGTCCTGTAGAAAGGATGTTCCTGTGGGGTTCCAGTGCGCACCTAATTAA